The following proteins are encoded in a genomic region of Sneathiella marina:
- a CDS encoding peptidase domain-containing ABC transporter has translation MAFFQRQRVKPAFPGLDDKPMLRQARLPKLRHGRADIIYASGALNVLALALPIMILQVYDRIIPNNATETLLLLVIGVGIAVIFEACFRLARSYLTARAGASFEHIAGCRALHRTLGTDIVRFEKEATGVYLHRFNAIESLREFMSGHSLLVFIDLPFAFIFMFLVGFIAGPLIFVPLILLVIFAFVTLAVGHGLKKALNDRSVWDERRYNFLIEVLTGIHTVKGLALEAQMVRRYERLQETTANVIRNVAFKNNIAQSLGTIFSQITLVAVAAYGSVLVINESLTIGGLAACTLLSGRALQPLLRAMGVWTHYQNIKLSQERVKAILELPQEKISDPAEESKSPATVPIPVPQTGSQIELEDVTFGYGGNTSPLFEKVNATFTAGKTTAISGANGSGKTTLLWLMMGLITPQSGRVLLNGVDIAKADPIKVRQHIAYLPQTGIVFHGTIMENLTMFRRGPIVDEAVKQCKTLGLDSVIKRLPKGYDTVIGEGAMDSLPGGVRQRIAIARAIVTKPEVILFDEANTSLDMSGDEILKNALLQLKDQSTIILVSHRPSLLKISDSGYKIQNRNVVATPIENLTSFRPAATAPKLEVVSAQ, from the coding sequence ATGGCGTTTTTTCAAAGGCAACGCGTAAAACCAGCTTTTCCCGGGCTGGACGACAAGCCCATGCTTCGGCAAGCCAGACTGCCTAAGCTGCGCCATGGTCGTGCCGATATAATATATGCATCCGGTGCGCTGAATGTGCTTGCGCTCGCCTTGCCCATCATGATTTTGCAAGTTTATGACCGCATAATCCCGAACAATGCGACGGAAACCCTGCTGCTTCTGGTAATCGGAGTTGGTATTGCCGTAATTTTTGAGGCCTGCTTCCGTCTGGCACGCTCCTACCTGACAGCCAGAGCCGGTGCTAGTTTTGAACATATAGCGGGATGTCGTGCCCTACATCGTACATTGGGAACCGACATCGTTCGGTTTGAAAAAGAAGCCACTGGTGTCTATCTACATCGTTTTAATGCCATTGAAAGTTTACGGGAGTTTATGTCCGGCCATAGTTTGCTGGTATTCATCGATTTACCTTTCGCCTTCATTTTTATGTTTCTTGTCGGGTTCATCGCCGGACCGCTGATTTTTGTACCGTTAATCCTGTTAGTAATCTTTGCCTTCGTTACACTTGCTGTCGGGCATGGATTAAAAAAAGCACTCAATGATAGATCTGTCTGGGACGAAAGACGCTACAATTTCCTGATAGAAGTTTTGACGGGTATTCACACTGTCAAGGGTCTTGCCCTCGAAGCACAAATGGTTCGTCGTTATGAACGATTACAGGAAACAACAGCGAACGTCATCCGCAACGTCGCCTTTAAAAATAATATAGCCCAGAGTTTAGGGACTATTTTTTCGCAGATTACATTAGTGGCTGTCGCTGCATACGGATCTGTATTGGTAATAAATGAATCCCTCACGATTGGTGGACTGGCCGCCTGTACCTTGCTTTCAGGTAGAGCATTACAGCCTTTGCTCCGGGCCATGGGTGTTTGGACGCATTACCAGAACATCAAGTTATCTCAGGAGCGGGTGAAAGCAATATTGGAACTGCCGCAGGAGAAGATTTCTGATCCGGCTGAAGAATCCAAATCACCAGCGACCGTACCAATTCCAGTGCCTCAGACAGGATCACAAATTGAACTAGAGGACGTGACATTCGGCTATGGGGGAAACACGTCTCCTTTATTCGAAAAGGTAAATGCTACTTTTACCGCTGGAAAAACAACGGCCATTTCTGGTGCCAACGGATCGGGCAAGACGACATTGCTTTGGCTAATGATGGGTTTAATTACACCACAGTCCGGCCGTGTATTGCTAAACGGGGTGGACATCGCGAAAGCAGATCCGATCAAAGTTCGCCAACATATTGCCTATTTGCCGCAAACCGGCATTGTTTTTCATGGCACGATTATGGAAAATCTTACGATGTTCCGAAGGGGCCCAATTGTTGATGAAGCAGTCAAGCAATGTAAAACTCTCGGATTAGATTCCGTTATTAAGAGACTCCCCAAAGGCTATGATACGGTCATTGGTGAAGGGGCGATGGATAGTCTTCCTGGCGGAGTACGGCAAAGAATTGCCATAGCCCGGGCAATTGTTACCAAACCCGAGGTCATACTGTTCGACGAGGCCAACACCTCACTCGATATGTCAGGAGATGAAATCCTAAAGAACGCTCTGCTTCAACTGAAAGATCAGAGTACAATTATTTTGGTCAGCCACCGCCCTTCACTCCTAAAAATCAGTGACAGCGGGTATAAAATCCAAAATCGAAATGTTGTAGCGACCCCAATTGAAAACCTTACCAGTTTCCGTCCTGCCGCAACCGCCCCCAAACTAGAAGTGGTTTCAGCACAATGA
- a CDS encoding HlyD family type I secretion periplasmic adaptor subunit, producing the protein MAKPSDNEGTEPIEQTTEKLVLNKGKPFSNRLGLSIMLEETGATPFLRAAMLFGFAIIVAFVVWANFAEIDEVAVASGKVVPSGAVQILQHIDGGTISDIAVSEGEIVEKGQVIVRLDSTDLLAEKNQITTQLVILKMKISRLVAFTSNEPMKYSLEYDRYRPFLEEQEALLEAQRLDLKNQVSILKTQVEQRKSEKALLKTQQIVLANQVAPLEEQLNIRRRLLKSSTLSRFDYLESERLYLKEKGNLQELALKSRTVDQSIAEARSRLSEVVDHAKREALDKLALTNAEAAELEEKLNKIISKLRRLDIYAPVNGVIQGLDVKSIGSVIAPGSTIVTVVPVGQELILEVQIRPEDIGHLDVGQRATVKFVTYNYSRYGSIEGELTHISATTFQDEQGENYYKGKVKLAQSYVGDNPDRNLILPGMTATADIHSGTKTVLEYLLKPIHTTLGQSFRER; encoded by the coding sequence ATGGCAAAACCATCAGATAACGAGGGCACAGAGCCCATTGAACAGACAACAGAAAAACTCGTGTTAAACAAGGGGAAACCTTTCAGCAACCGCCTCGGGCTCTCTATCATGCTCGAAGAAACGGGCGCGACCCCGTTTTTGCGGGCGGCTATGCTGTTCGGCTTTGCCATTATTGTTGCCTTCGTCGTTTGGGCAAATTTCGCGGAAATAGATGAAGTAGCTGTTGCCTCGGGTAAGGTCGTCCCCTCTGGTGCCGTGCAAATATTGCAACATATCGATGGTGGCACCATCAGCGATATTGCCGTCAGTGAAGGGGAGATTGTTGAAAAAGGCCAGGTGATTGTACGTCTGGACTCCACGGACTTACTGGCCGAAAAGAACCAGATCACAACACAGCTGGTCATCCTTAAGATGAAAATTTCCCGACTTGTGGCTTTTACCAGCAACGAACCAATGAAATATTCGTTGGAATATGACCGATACCGCCCATTTTTGGAGGAGCAAGAGGCGCTTCTGGAGGCACAACGTCTCGATCTTAAGAACCAGGTCTCCATTTTAAAAACACAGGTCGAGCAGCGTAAATCTGAAAAAGCCCTTTTGAAAACCCAACAAATTGTCTTGGCAAATCAGGTGGCGCCCCTTGAGGAGCAACTTAATATTCGCCGGCGCCTATTGAAATCCAGTACTTTAAGCCGGTTCGATTATCTGGAATCTGAGCGTCTCTATCTCAAGGAAAAAGGAAACTTGCAAGAGCTGGCGTTAAAATCCCGGACCGTAGATCAATCGATCGCTGAAGCGAGGAGCCGCCTCTCCGAAGTTGTTGATCATGCAAAGCGGGAAGCCCTGGACAAATTGGCACTGACCAATGCCGAAGCGGCCGAATTGGAAGAAAAACTCAATAAAATTATCAGCAAGCTTCGTCGCCTGGATATCTACGCGCCCGTAAATGGCGTCATTCAGGGGCTTGATGTAAAATCCATTGGATCCGTCATTGCACCCGGAAGCACCATCGTGACTGTTGTCCCCGTCGGGCAGGAACTCATACTGGAAGTCCAAATCCGCCCTGAGGACATTGGGCATCTGGATGTTGGTCAGCGCGCAACCGTAAAATTCGTGACGTATAATTACTCCCGATATGGATCCATTGAGGGTGAGCTTACTCATATTTCAGCAACAACTTTCCAGGATGAGCAGGGTGAGAACTATTACAAAGGCAAAGTCAAGCTTGCCCAATCATATGTAGGTGACAATCCGGACCGGAATCTGATTCTTCCGGGGATGACCGCCACGGCGGATATTCATTCGGGTACGAAAACCGTGTTGGAATATCTCCTTAAACCAATACATACGACATTAGGGCAGTCATTCCGCGAAAGATAA
- a CDS encoding peptidase domain-containing ABC transporter: MTFLSPARSTPGGVNWGRETQYAACISPLLDALGWRGDAAQVIEAMPHFSSTMDLMDFRSSLANLNFESKPTKTTLSSLDHRLLPCLFDRKDGSVLVLFSADEKGLQVFDAATQEYIEIPFEEAEGVQGTALFFRPIDREKIGQWSTGKDWFQSVLARFMPLIRRILMMTFLLNLLALATPLFIMAVYDLVIGSGSFDTLNYLLVGVGLALLCDIGLRFMRGTMLAYIGARLDYIIGSAVLQKILSLPTAQTERTSLGSKMARFREFDMIREFFIGPMAIAFLELPFVFIFLIAIGALGGSLVLVPITMLVIYGLVGFVLFPAIQQRITQNIASTASKSSFITESLNSMRVIKQMGAEEIWLDRYRDISSVNARSNLRNGLVAASAQTFAHVLMVTSGVATLALGISQVFDGSMSVGALVATMALVWRLLAPTQTLFLAFTKLQQVGISVKRLNQLFTMPSEHNPYTSAELKEFDGAISFSRVSFRYSADQDPAVMGIDLKINPGEVVAFAGGNSSGKSTLAKLLLGMYQPQVGGITIDGIDIRQIDPLDLRKSIGYMPQNCELFHGTIRQNLLLANSAATEEQVVEACEWANLANDINELPDQYETRIGDQILRQLPAGFQQRLIMARAFLNNAKIMIFDEPGNMLDDEGDQAFLDAIERMRGKATIIIITHRPSHMRAADKVVLLKKGMVRAVEPASTIIPKIIEGV; this comes from the coding sequence ATGACGTTTCTTTCTCCCGCCCGCAGTACACCCGGTGGCGTGAACTGGGGCCGTGAAACACAATATGCCGCTTGTATTTCTCCGCTTCTGGACGCACTTGGATGGCGCGGTGATGCGGCACAAGTTATTGAAGCCATGCCCCATTTCTCCTCGACAATGGACCTTATGGACTTCAGAAGTTCGCTGGCAAACCTCAATTTCGAAAGCAAGCCGACAAAAACAACCTTATCTTCGCTTGATCATCGGCTGTTGCCCTGCCTGTTCGATAGGAAAGATGGTTCGGTTCTGGTTCTCTTTTCCGCAGATGAAAAAGGTCTTCAGGTATTCGACGCAGCAACACAGGAATATATAGAAATTCCATTCGAAGAGGCGGAAGGTGTTCAGGGAACGGCTCTATTCTTCAGGCCTATTGATCGCGAAAAAATAGGTCAATGGAGTACGGGAAAGGACTGGTTTCAGAGTGTACTGGCGAGGTTTATGCCGCTGATCCGCCGAATTCTCATGATGACTTTTTTGCTTAATCTGCTAGCACTCGCGACGCCCTTATTCATCATGGCTGTTTATGATCTGGTGATTGGCTCCGGCTCTTTTGACACGTTGAATTATCTTTTGGTCGGGGTCGGGCTGGCCTTACTTTGCGATATCGGACTACGGTTTATGCGCGGAACAATGTTGGCATATATCGGCGCACGACTTGATTACATCATTGGAAGCGCTGTTCTCCAAAAGATCCTGTCCCTACCGACTGCACAAACTGAACGAACCTCTTTAGGCTCAAAAATGGCACGGTTCAGGGAATTCGACATGATCCGCGAATTTTTTATCGGCCCGATGGCCATTGCATTTTTGGAGCTTCCTTTCGTTTTTATTTTCCTGATCGCCATTGGCGCGTTGGGCGGAAGCCTTGTACTTGTACCAATTACCATGCTTGTAATCTATGGTTTGGTCGGCTTTGTTCTTTTTCCTGCCATTCAGCAAAGAATTACCCAAAATATTGCGAGCACAGCTTCCAAAAGTTCGTTCATTACTGAAAGCCTAAACAGTATGCGGGTTATCAAGCAAATGGGCGCTGAAGAAATCTGGCTGGATCGATACCGTGATATTTCTTCCGTAAATGCACGATCAAACCTCAGAAACGGTTTGGTTGCAGCAAGCGCACAAACATTTGCCCATGTACTGATGGTCACGTCCGGTGTCGCAACATTGGCGCTTGGTATTTCGCAGGTTTTTGACGGATCAATGAGCGTCGGGGCTCTTGTGGCGACAATGGCGTTAGTATGGCGGCTTCTGGCCCCTACTCAAACGCTATTTCTTGCCTTTACAAAACTTCAGCAAGTTGGGATCAGTGTAAAACGGTTAAATCAGCTCTTTACTATGCCCAGTGAGCATAACCCCTATACCTCAGCAGAATTAAAGGAATTTGACGGTGCAATTTCCTTTTCCAGGGTAAGTTTTCGATATTCCGCTGACCAGGACCCTGCGGTCATGGGCATCGATCTGAAAATTAATCCCGGTGAGGTGGTTGCTTTTGCCGGCGGAAACAGTTCCGGCAAGTCAACTTTAGCAAAGCTGCTATTGGGAATGTATCAACCACAAGTCGGAGGCATTACAATTGACGGAATCGATATCCGGCAAATCGACCCGCTGGATTTACGCAAATCAATTGGTTATATGCCGCAAAACTGTGAACTTTTCCACGGAACCATCCGTCAAAATCTCCTACTCGCCAATAGTGCGGCAACGGAAGAGCAGGTAGTCGAAGCTTGCGAATGGGCAAATCTTGCGAACGACATCAACGAGTTGCCCGATCAATATGAGACCCGTATTGGTGACCAGATTTTGCGGCAACTTCCCGCAGGATTCCAGCAGCGACTGATCATGGCAAGGGCATTTCTGAACAATGCCAAGATAATGATCTTTGATGAGCCCGGAAATATGCTGGACGATGAAGGAGACCAAGCCTTCTTGGATGCGATTGAACGTATGCGAGGTAAGGCAACCATTATAATTATTACCCATCGTCCAAGCCACATGCGGGCCGCGGATAAAGTTGTGTTGTTAAAAAAGGGAATGGTAAGGGCAGTTGAACCGGCCTCAACCATAATTCCCAAAATTATTGAAGGTGTGTAA